Proteins encoded by one window of Danaus plexippus chromosome Z, MEX_DaPlex, whole genome shotgun sequence:
- the LOC116777398 gene encoding uncharacterized protein LOC116777398, translating into MDSDSFDSGFYTEMDDSISSSDELDLQHPIAVRIPPAEEDPVEEAAPSVERRSLYSLGYLNFFEKKPASLEEEMNSWYDYMRAYTPLMHLMLEEYKFRWDHYQYKRRSRMAANFQDSEDDSDNSNSSITSSIVDGFPNSDEVHTHGFNNHMESIRPGYYIFLSYFQGGWPYPLVKRFLKTQMGLRCFRSQTVNEALTEQDDFRALIKFRSVKARADVFTMLSENEMLDQFKYVCVDADENYFNYGVIKQLRYTKGCVGLPTFLVAIK; encoded by the exons atggATTCTGACTCGTTCGATTCAGGATTTTACACAGAAATGGATGATTCCATATCTTCGAGTGATGAGTTAGATCTTCAACATCCCATAGCAGTTCGGATTCCTCCTGCGGAAGAAGATCCTGTCGAAGAAGCTGCCCCCTCGGTAGAGCGACGAAGTCTTTATTCATTGGGCTACCTGAActtctttgaaaaaaaacctGCTTCTTTAGAAGAAGAAATGAATTCTTGGTATGATTATATGAGAGCCTACACTCCTTTGATGCATTTGATGCTAGAGGAATATAAATTCAGATGGGATCATTATCAATACAAACGTCGTTCTCGAATGGCTGCAAACTTCCAGGATTCGGAAGACGATTCCGACAACTCCAACAGTAGCATTACAAGTAGCATAGTAGACGGCTTTCCTAACTCTGACGAAGTTCACACTCATGGCTTTAATAATCATATGGAAAGCATTAGACCCggatactatatatttttatcatatttccAGGGGGGATGGCCATACCCCCTCGTGAAACGATTTCTAAAAACTCAG ATGGGTTTACGCTGTTTCCGTAGCCAAACTGTCAATGAAGCGTTAACGGAACAAGATGATTTCCgggctttaattaaatttagatcAGTGAAAGCTAGAGCGGATGTTTTTACAATGTTATCTGAAAACGAAATGCTTGATCAATTCAAATATGTTTGTGTTG ACGCTGATgagaattatttcaattatggGGTGATTAAGCAGCTCAG gtACACCAAGGGATGCGTCGGTTTGCCAACATTCCTCGTCgctataaagtaa